Proteins found in one Oribacterium sp. oral taxon 102 genomic segment:
- a CDS encoding GntR family transcriptional regulator — protein MAESQKKTSLKDQAYKIIKDRIVNCQYAPGVILNEAELADGLELSRTPLREAINKLESERFVSTIPKRGILVAPVTLNDVLQVFQTRVVTEPITLKMAAPYLEKTEVQRFYDKFQNTKEVLNSFRLDTAMHLFIIENCGNQYLIDMMHRVFEENTRIILSSKQNQLHIHDARQEHCEILRLILQDSLEEACNALRQHVESCRNAALDFFCNIQNKGAFNEKQELSYKNEIKLYEKSIH, from the coding sequence ATGGCTGAGAGTCAAAAAAAAACCAGCTTAAAGGATCAGGCATATAAAATTATCAAAGATAGAATTGTGAATTGCCAGTATGCGCCGGGGGTGATTCTGAATGAGGCGGAGCTTGCGGATGGATTGGAGCTGAGCAGGACACCTCTTAGGGAGGCGATCAACAAATTAGAATCGGAGAGATTTGTGAGTACGATCCCTAAGAGAGGGATTCTTGTAGCTCCCGTTACGCTGAACGATGTTCTGCAGGTTTTTCAAACAAGAGTGGTGACAGAGCCGATTACCTTGAAGATGGCCGCCCCTTATCTGGAGAAGACAGAGGTACAGCGATTTTATGATAAGTTTCAGAATACGAAGGAGGTTTTGAATAGCTTTCGTCTCGATACGGCAATGCATCTATTCATCATCGAGAATTGCGGAAATCAATATTTGATCGATATGATGCATAGAGTTTTTGAAGAAAACACCAGGATTATCCTTTCCAGTAAGCAGAACCAACTTCATATACATGATGCCAGGCAGGAGCATTGTGAGATTCTCCGGCTTATTTTGCAAGATAGCTTGGAGGAGGCCTGCAATGCCCTGAGACAACATGTGGAATCCTGCCGTAACGCCGCGCTTGACTTTTTCTGTAATATTCAGAATAAGGGGGCGTTTAATGAAAAACAGGAGCTATCCTATAAAAATGAAATTAAGTTATATGAGAAGAGCATTCATTGA
- a CDS encoding ABC transporter ATP-binding protein: MFGEKFRRRYALSARGVHNVKLGMFWTVIVNLVVMGGMGILYLLMSGLMNRLLHGASLPGLLYFMGLTAAFLLLSLLTHLEQYKATYGLVYGEVKTMRIGLAERLRKLPLGYFGKRDLADLTETIMGDVNRMEHVWSHVLGYLYGSYVSTAAIAIILCFYDWRLAIACLWGVPVAFMLLFGSRHIAERNAGRTKAAAVAVSDGIQETLENIREIHASNQEENYLMKLYEKVDRHEKIMIHGELMTGIFVNAASTIMRLGVATTILAGASRILSGQVGFLLLFSFLLVITRIYAPFDQSLALIAELFLSQISANRLMEIHDAPTMEGAERFSPKGHEIAFRNVGFSYDDKEVLHGVSFTAKEGEVTALVGPSGSGKSTCARLAARLWDVSEGSITVGGIDISTVDPEVLLGDYSMVFQDVVLFDDTVMENIRLGRRDASDAEVLAAAAAANCDEFVGKLPKGYETAIGENGAKLSGGERQRISIARALLKDAPIVLLDEATASLDVENETKVQAALSRLLTGKTVLVIAHRMRTVEGADKVVVLKEGSVVEEGSPAELLSREDGIFRRMAELQKLSAGWQIGDEESLLPV; the protein is encoded by the coding sequence ATGTTTGGTGAGAAATTCCGGCGCAGGTATGCGCTCAGCGCCCGGGGCGTACATAATGTAAAGCTGGGGATGTTTTGGACGGTGATTGTAAATCTGGTCGTCATGGGAGGCATGGGGATTCTTTACCTCCTGATGTCCGGACTTATGAATCGGCTTCTGCATGGTGCGTCCCTGCCGGGGCTCCTGTATTTCATGGGGCTGACGGCGGCCTTCCTTCTCCTCTCTCTGCTGACGCATCTCGAGCAGTACAAGGCGACCTACGGGCTGGTGTACGGGGAGGTGAAGACGATGCGAATCGGACTCGCGGAGCGGCTCCGGAAGCTTCCTCTCGGCTACTTCGGCAAGCGGGATCTGGCAGATCTGACCGAGACAATCATGGGGGATGTGAACCGTATGGAGCATGTCTGGTCGCATGTGCTGGGCTATCTTTACGGTTCTTACGTCTCTACCGCGGCGATTGCGATTATCCTCTGCTTCTATGACTGGAGGCTCGCGATCGCCTGTCTCTGGGGCGTGCCGGTAGCGTTTATGCTGCTTTTCGGTTCCCGGCATATCGCGGAGCGAAATGCCGGCAGAACCAAGGCTGCGGCGGTCGCAGTCTCGGACGGCATCCAGGAGACGTTGGAGAATATCCGGGAGATCCATGCTTCGAATCAGGAGGAGAATTATCTCATGAAGCTCTATGAGAAGGTCGACCGCCATGAGAAAATCATGATACACGGAGAGCTTATGACGGGAATTTTCGTCAATGCGGCGAGTACGATCATGCGCCTCGGCGTGGCGACAACCATACTCGCAGGGGCATCGCGTATTCTCTCCGGGCAGGTGGGATTCCTGCTGCTGTTTTCCTTCCTTCTGGTGATCACCCGGATTTATGCGCCCTTTGACCAGAGCCTTGCGCTGATCGCGGAGCTGTTTCTCTCGCAGATTTCCGCGAACCGTCTGATGGAGATCCATGATGCGCCGACCATGGAGGGGGCGGAACGGTTTTCGCCGAAGGGGCACGAGATCGCCTTTCGGAATGTCGGCTTCTCCTATGATGACAAGGAGGTGCTGCACGGCGTGAGCTTCACGGCGAAGGAAGGGGAGGTGACGGCACTGGTCGGGCCCTCCGGCTCCGGTAAGAGTACCTGCGCGCGGCTTGCCGCGCGGCTCTGGGATGTTTCGGAGGGCAGCATTACCGTCGGCGGCATCGATATTTCCACGGTGGATCCGGAGGTGCTGCTGGGCGACTATTCTATGGTTTTTCAGGATGTGGTGCTTTTTGACGATACGGTAATGGAAAACATTCGTCTCGGCAGGCGTGATGCGAGCGATGCGGAGGTGCTCGCCGCCGCGGCTGCCGCGAACTGCGACGAGTTTGTCGGCAAGCTGCCGAAGGGCTATGAGACGGCGATCGGAGAGAATGGAGCGAAGCTCTCCGGCGGCGAACGGCAGCGCATCTCGATCGCCCGCGCGCTCCTGAAGGATGCGCCGATCGTGCTGCTGGACGAGGCGACAGCCTCTCTGGATGTGGAAAATGAGACCAAGGTGCAGGCTGCGCTCTCCCGCCTGCTGACCGGGAAGACCGTGCTCGTGATCGCGCACCGGATGCGCACCGTGGAGGGCGCGGACAAGGTGGTCGTGCTGAAGGAGGGAAGCGTCGTAGAGGAGGGCAGCCCGGCAGAGCTGCTTTCGAGAGAGGACGGTATTTTCCGTCGTATGGCTGAGCTGCAGAAGCTGAGCGCCGGATGGCAGATCGGGGATGAGGAGAGCCTTCTCCCAGTATAG
- a CDS encoding TRAP transporter small permease — translation MDLFEEHLTVIQKYFLVICLAFMAISMFLAVIFRYCFNSPLAWTEEVLSQMQGALAFLGIGYCWHYKAHTRVLILHDKLPLKVQYWLDFISNGFIVYCLFRLLFILPKYMKTKNASLTSLPWMNYNVFNCFILFGFLLAVLYIGMDEVRLLNRILNKSTSNTI, via the coding sequence ATGGATCTATTTGAAGAACATCTTACGGTGATACAAAAATATTTTCTGGTTATATGCCTTGCGTTTATGGCAATATCTATGTTTCTGGCAGTGATATTTCGTTATTGTTTTAATTCACCGCTGGCATGGACAGAGGAAGTGCTGAGCCAGATGCAGGGAGCGCTTGCTTTTCTGGGGATTGGGTACTGCTGGCATTACAAGGCGCATACCCGCGTACTGATTTTACATGACAAACTTCCCTTAAAGGTACAGTATTGGCTTGACTTTATTTCAAATGGGTTTATTGTCTATTGCCTTTTTCGACTGCTGTTTATCCTGCCGAAATATATGAAAACCAAGAATGCTTCTCTGACAAGTCTGCCGTGGATGAATTACAATGTGTTTAATTGCTTTATTCTATTTGGTTTTTTGCTTGCTGTGCTGTATATCGGGATGGATGAGGTGCGTTTGTTGAATCGGATTCTGAACAAGAGTACATCCAATACAATTTAG
- a CDS encoding HD domain-containing protein, whose product MALFEFHKEELDGEIREGVRKTLKYLDEKMKDRGLFEKVLDAWTFSLQLNGWRAIEEMPGSGMPEASALGDQSMHIRVVILTAMDIYKNLKKAYDMDFGLNEDMLMACAALHDVGKPYEYNRDLRLKWEENDKEYGLPNLRHPSYGVFVAAVCGLPEEVLNVCGYHSPEGRFIKRSAYGEIIHYADDGSWFSLARLCSLNIPRL is encoded by the coding sequence ATGGCATTGTTTGAATTTCATAAGGAAGAACTGGATGGAGAGATCAGAGAGGGTGTAAGAAAAACGCTGAAGTATTTGGATGAAAAAATGAAAGATAGAGGCTTGTTCGAAAAGGTTCTTGATGCTTGGACATTTTCGCTACAGCTGAATGGATGGCGTGCGATTGAAGAAATGCCGGGATCCGGTATGCCGGAAGCTTCGGCACTGGGAGATCAATCCATGCACATTCGGGTCGTGATTCTGACCGCGATGGATATATATAAAAATCTGAAGAAGGCATACGATATGGACTTTGGGTTAAATGAGGACATGCTGATGGCGTGTGCCGCGCTTCATGATGTGGGAAAGCCGTATGAATATAATAGGGATCTTAGGCTGAAATGGGAGGAAAATGACAAGGAGTATGGACTTCCGAATTTACGGCATCCTTCATACGGAGTCTTTGTTGCGGCTGTGTGCGGACTTCCGGAGGAGGTTTTGAATGTGTGCGGCTATCATAGCCCGGAGGGGCGCTTTATAAAAAGGAGCGCATATGGAGAAATCATACATTATGCTGATGATGGAAGCTGGTTTTCGTTGGCAAGGCTTTGCAGCCTGAATATCCCCAGGCTGTAA
- a CDS encoding HD-GYP domain-containing protein, giving the protein MEQIATRSLKPGMMTDSPILDQYGRALLEPGTILSSFIINGLLRKGITVVYIRRAQPKKEGEKREAPPSGARPNSAKARTAERLYRSDPARVEFTDSMREHILTGIQNIYHTPDPRELASTTSSIADVLLQAVEEHESMLVDISALKVSDEYTYKHSVDVATLSMVIGKKLGMTARELHELGAAGLLHDLGKIRIPDSILNKPSRLTPEEFEIIKKHPLYGFEMIKDNPDIPIASAVAVLQHHEKLNGTGYPYGISQSDIFPYSRILGVADVYDALATSRPYKNAKTPRECVEILMSMYEELDVEIMNAFIDSMLLYPVDTVVELSNGEYARVIAQGAHFKLRPTVLGLRSGTVYELEDPCFANLVIL; this is encoded by the coding sequence ATGGAGCAGATCGCTACTCGTTCGCTGAAGCCGGGCATGATGACAGACAGCCCGATTCTCGATCAGTATGGCAGGGCTCTGCTTGAGCCCGGCACCATCCTCAGCAGCTTCATTATCAACGGTCTGCTCCGAAAGGGCATCACTGTCGTCTATATCCGAAGAGCACAGCCGAAGAAGGAGGGCGAGAAACGAGAAGCCCCTCCCTCAGGCGCAAGACCGAATTCCGCTAAGGCACGAACGGCAGAGCGGCTCTATCGTTCGGATCCTGCCAGAGTGGAATTCACCGACAGTATGCGGGAGCATATCCTCACCGGCATCCAGAACATCTATCATACGCCGGATCCGAGGGAGCTCGCTTCCACGACAAGCAGCATCGCAGACGTACTCCTGCAGGCAGTAGAGGAGCATGAATCCATGCTGGTGGACATCAGCGCGCTGAAGGTCTCCGACGAGTATACCTACAAGCACAGCGTTGATGTTGCCACGCTCTCCATGGTAATCGGAAAGAAGCTGGGAATGACGGCACGGGAGCTCCACGAGCTCGGAGCCGCCGGACTTCTGCATGATCTCGGCAAGATCAGGATTCCGGATTCCATCCTGAACAAGCCTTCCCGACTCACACCGGAGGAGTTCGAAATCATAAAGAAACACCCGCTTTACGGCTTCGAAATGATAAAGGACAACCCTGATATACCGATTGCTTCTGCGGTCGCCGTGCTCCAGCATCACGAAAAGCTGAACGGAACCGGTTATCCCTACGGAATTTCACAGTCTGACATCTTCCCCTATTCACGGATTCTCGGCGTCGCAGACGTCTATGACGCGCTCGCCACGAGCCGTCCCTACAAAAATGCCAAGACGCCCCGAGAATGCGTCGAAATCCTGATGTCCATGTATGAGGAGCTGGATGTTGAAATCATGAACGCCTTTATCGATTCCATGCTGCTCTACCCGGTCGATACCGTCGTCGAGCTGAGCAACGGAGAATATGCGCGGGTGATCGCACAGGGAGCGCATTTTAAGCTGCGCCCGACCGTGCTCGGTCTCCGTTCCGGGACAGTCTATGAGCTGGAGGATCCGTGCTTCGCCAATCTTGTTATTCTCTGA
- a CDS encoding cupin domain-containing protein, whose amino-acid sequence MVRLHSELDVITKESPFNGVGRITVKEILSGSEEMYGKGRVFAHTKVYPGSRIGLHRHVGDAEVYYILSGSGRYNDNGKIIEVHPGDVCYCRDGEAHSIEAMEEPVEMIALILYH is encoded by the coding sequence ATGGTAAGATTACATAGCGAATTGGATGTGATAACGAAAGAATCGCCGTTTAATGGTGTCGGTAGAATAACGGTAAAAGAGATTTTGAGCGGCTCGGAAGAGATGTATGGAAAAGGTCGGGTTTTTGCCCATACGAAAGTATATCCGGGTAGCAGGATCGGGCTGCATAGGCATGTAGGGGATGCCGAAGTGTATTATATCCTCTCCGGATCAGGAAGGTATAATGATAACGGAAAAATCATTGAAGTACATCCCGGGGATGTGTGTTATTGCAGAGATGGGGAAGCGCATTCCATAGAAGCAATGGAGGAGCCTGTTGAGATGATTGCTCTGATATTGTATCATTGA
- a CDS encoding TRAP transporter large permease — protein sequence MLILFGAFFVLLMIGMPVAFSMLCSAVLYSTIYGESISMVFTRVAAGPASFTLMALAFFILAGNIMNNGGVTDQIFGFCKKLIGWVPGGLAHANVLASVIFAGMSGAAVADAGGLGAIEVKAMRDDGFDDEFSVAVTGASSIIGPIIPPSIPAVVFAVAAGISVGKLLIGGILPGLLLALVMMIYIYFVSKRRNYVKHRFEGFRSLGSAFMRSLPALLTPVIILGGIMSGVCTPTEASAIAVFYALVLSLTTRNLSIRDLPEILDETILTTMSVLFIVGCANALAYLVTIAQLPQTLLRFFGTFITNKYTFLLLINLFLLIVGMLMESLSALTLLTPILVPLANIYGIDTIHFGIIMILNLMLGMLTPPVGMVLFVLARMTAVPFEKICRAMMPFIVMCLIALLIIAVFPPIVLLLPNIMIK from the coding sequence ATGCTGATACTATTTGGAGCTTTTTTTGTCCTGCTCATGATTGGTATGCCGGTGGCATTTAGCATGCTGTGCAGTGCGGTTCTGTATTCTACAATTTATGGGGAAAGCATCAGTATGGTATTCACCAGAGTAGCAGCCGGCCCGGCTTCATTTACTCTGATGGCGTTGGCATTCTTTATTCTTGCGGGAAATATTATGAATAATGGAGGTGTAACAGATCAGATTTTCGGGTTTTGCAAAAAACTGATAGGATGGGTTCCGGGGGGATTGGCGCATGCAAATGTATTGGCTTCTGTGATTTTTGCGGGAATGTCGGGAGCTGCGGTGGCAGATGCCGGAGGCTTGGGTGCGATCGAGGTGAAGGCAATGCGGGATGATGGGTTTGATGATGAGTTCAGTGTTGCAGTCACAGGGGCATCCTCTATCATCGGGCCGATTATTCCTCCCAGCATTCCTGCTGTGGTATTTGCGGTGGCAGCGGGTATCTCGGTTGGAAAATTGCTGATTGGGGGGATTTTGCCGGGGCTGCTGCTTGCACTGGTTATGATGATTTATATCTATTTTGTGAGTAAAAGGAGGAACTACGTAAAACATCGATTCGAGGGATTTCGTTCACTTGGAAGTGCATTTATGCGTTCGCTGCCGGCCTTGCTTACACCGGTCATTATTTTGGGCGGAATCATGTCCGGAGTTTGTACCCCCACAGAGGCTTCTGCGATTGCGGTTTTCTATGCGCTTGTTTTGAGCTTGACAACCAGGAATTTGAGTATAAGGGATTTGCCTGAAATTCTGGATGAGACAATTCTGACTACAATGTCGGTTTTGTTTATTGTCGGCTGTGCAAATGCGCTGGCATATCTGGTGACAATAGCGCAGCTGCCGCAGACTTTGCTGAGATTTTTCGGGACATTTATCACAAATAAATATACTTTTTTACTGCTTATCAATTTATTTCTCCTGATTGTCGGGATGCTGATGGAATCTCTTTCCGCACTTACGCTTCTGACGCCGATCCTTGTTCCTTTGGCCAATATTTATGGGATTGATACGATTCACTTTGGCATCATAATGATTCTGAATCTGATGCTGGGGATGCTGACACCTCCTGTAGGAATGGTGCTGTTTGTATTGGCAAGAATGACTGCGGTTCCGTTTGAGAAGATCTGTAGGGCGATGATGCCGTTTATTGTGATGTGTTTGATTGCGTTACTGATCATTGCGGTTTTCCCGCCGATAGTACTGCTGCTTCCCAATATAATGATTAAATAG
- a CDS encoding DctP family TRAP transporter solute-binding subunit: MKKLLTWVTCAAVALGVMACGGTAEAVKESVPETTASKTEEASDADKENKYEKTGIPVKLRLGHAQPSDSITNKAANDFAKLVDQATEGELSIQVYPDSTFGANADMVSGVESGDLDFFVSATAQFATQYKPISVVDAWYMFKDTDHLLRFYSPECEVYNRLMNGMRDAVGVDTLASFYYGARQMTANRTIKQVSDLNGMKMRVASDPMPTAFFKALGAVPTPVAYNETYLALQQKVADGEENPIISIQSMKFDEVQSDLALTYHQHQMFNFFLSVATEKEKLNENQLAVLRMCAQTVAEQANMDAIAAEKSMIEAERSKLTVTEPDLEEFRTVCQSIYPEFEEIWGQGVADSIQKLAE; this comes from the coding sequence ATGAAAAAATTATTAACATGGGTCACTTGCGCAGCAGTAGCTTTAGGAGTTATGGCATGTGGGGGAACCGCGGAAGCAGTGAAGGAAAGCGTGCCTGAAACCACGGCTTCAAAAACAGAAGAGGCATCAGATGCAGATAAGGAAAATAAATATGAAAAAACGGGCATTCCGGTCAAGCTTCGGCTCGGGCATGCGCAGCCGTCGGATTCTATAACCAATAAGGCAGCAAATGACTTTGCAAAACTGGTAGATCAAGCAACAGAAGGGGAGCTGAGTATCCAGGTATATCCTGATAGTACATTTGGTGCAAATGCAGATATGGTATCTGGCGTGGAGAGTGGAGATTTGGATTTTTTTGTCAGTGCTACTGCACAGTTTGCAACGCAATATAAGCCGATTTCTGTGGTGGATGCATGGTATATGTTTAAAGATACGGATCATCTTCTAAGGTTTTATTCGCCGGAATGTGAAGTATACAATCGGCTTATGAATGGAATGAGGGACGCAGTAGGAGTGGATACGTTAGCAAGCTTCTATTATGGGGCACGTCAGATGACGGCGAATAGGACGATAAAGCAAGTTTCTGATTTGAACGGTATGAAGATGAGAGTGGCAAGCGACCCGATGCCTACAGCGTTTTTTAAAGCTCTTGGGGCGGTGCCGACTCCAGTGGCCTATAATGAGACGTATCTGGCATTGCAGCAGAAGGTAGCAGATGGAGAAGAAAATCCTATTATATCCATTCAATCCATGAAGTTTGACGAAGTACAGTCAGATCTGGCGCTTACTTATCATCAGCATCAGATGTTTAATTTTTTTCTGAGTGTAGCAACGGAAAAGGAAAAGCTGAATGAGAACCAGCTTGCCGTATTGAGAATGTGTGCGCAAACCGTAGCGGAGCAGGCAAATATGGATGCTATAGCGGCGGAGAAATCAATGATTGAAGCAGAGAGGTCAAAGCTTACGGTTACAGAACCGGATTTAGAGGAATTCCGCACGGTTTGTCAGTCGATTTATCCGGAATTTGAAGAAATCTGGGGACAGGGGGTTGCGGATTCGATTCAGAAGCTCGCGGAGTAG
- the serC gene encoding 3-phosphoserine/phosphohydroxythreonine transaminase, with product MSRVYNFSAGPAVLPEEVLRTAAAEMLEYGSSGMSVMEMSHRSKDFTDIIEEAERDLRELMAIPSDYKVLFLQGGGNTQFAMVPMNLMKNRVADYIVTGQWAKKAAKEAELYGRVNVVASSADKTFSYIPDLSDLAISEDADYVYICQNNTIYGTTIKTLPNTKGKTLVSDISSMFLSEPMEVSRYGVLWGGVQKNVGPAGVTIVIIREDLITEEVLPYTPTMLRYKTHADNASLYNTPPCYNIYICGLVFKWLKAMGGLSVMKQRNEEKARLLYDFLDQSKLFHGTVVPKDRSLMNVPFVTGDAGLDKRFIAEASAAGFRNLKGHRSVGGMRASLYNAMPYEGVRSLVEFMDRFEKQN from the coding sequence ATGAGCAGAGTCTATAATTTCAGCGCGGGACCGGCAGTGCTGCCGGAGGAGGTTCTGAGAACCGCGGCGGCGGAGATGCTGGAATACGGAAGCTCCGGGATGTCTGTGATGGAGATGTCGCACAGATCAAAGGACTTCACCGATATCATAGAGGAGGCGGAGCGGGATCTTCGGGAACTGATGGCGATCCCGTCCGATTACAAGGTGCTGTTTTTGCAGGGGGGCGGCAACACCCAGTTTGCGATGGTGCCGATGAATCTGATGAAAAACAGAGTGGCGGATTATATCGTGACGGGGCAGTGGGCGAAGAAGGCGGCGAAGGAGGCGGAGCTTTACGGCAGAGTGAATGTCGTGGCGAGCTCCGCGGACAAGACCTTTTCCTACATTCCGGATCTCTCCGACCTCGCGATCAGTGAGGATGCGGACTACGTATATATTTGCCAGAATAATACGATTTACGGAACGACGATCAAAACGCTTCCGAATACGAAGGGAAAGACGCTGGTTTCGGACATTTCCTCGATGTTCCTCTCTGAGCCGATGGAGGTATCGAGATACGGAGTGCTCTGGGGCGGCGTGCAGAAGAATGTCGGTCCTGCGGGCGTGACGATCGTCATTATCCGGGAGGATCTGATTACAGAGGAGGTGCTTCCGTACACGCCGACGATGCTTCGCTACAAGACGCACGCTGACAACGCATCTCTCTACAATACGCCGCCCTGCTATAATATCTATATCTGCGGGCTGGTATTCAAGTGGCTGAAGGCAATGGGCGGGCTTTCGGTGATGAAGCAGAGAAATGAAGAGAAGGCACGGCTGCTCTATGATTTCCTCGATCAGTCGAAGCTTTTTCACGGGACAGTTGTTCCGAAGGATCGTTCGCTGATGAATGTTCCGTTCGTAACAGGGGATGCCGGGCTGGACAAGAGATTTATCGCCGAAGCGTCGGCGGCAGGCTTTCGGAATCTGAAAGGACACCGAAGCGTCGGCGGGATGCGGGCCTCTCTTTACAATGCGATGCCCTATGAGGGTGTCAGAAGTCTGGTCGAGTTTATGGATCGTTTCGAGAAGCAGAACTGA
- a CDS encoding phosphoglycerate dehydrogenase — MKDREIFCLNNISRVGTGKFRRGYTLTDHIDNAAAVLVRSADMHELQLPSTLRAIGRAGAGVNNIPLESCAEQGIVVFNTPGANANAVKELVLAGLMAASRDFVGGNVWVRENAGDPDIKRTAEKAKKNFAGVEIKGKTLGVIGLGAIGVLVANAAAALGMEVYGYDPYLSVNSAWNLSHKVRHAALTDEIYEKCDYITLHVPAADGTKGMINRESIHRMKDGVRILNFARDILVNDEDMREALSRGKVKAYVTDFPNTAVANMPGAIVLPHLGASTEEAEDNCAVMAVEEIQDYLDNGNIRNSVNFPDVDAGICQTEGRLAILHRNIPNMLSRITSALGEANINIGNMQNRSRGAYAYTLTDIDSPLNEEGFRNLQRIEGILRVRKVK; from the coding sequence ATGAAGGACAGAGAGATTTTTTGCCTGAACAATATCAGCCGCGTCGGGACCGGAAAATTCCGGAGAGGCTATACGCTGACGGATCATATCGACAATGCCGCGGCGGTGCTGGTTCGTTCCGCGGATATGCACGAGCTGCAGCTGCCGAGCACGCTTCGGGCGATCGGCAGAGCCGGAGCGGGGGTCAATAATATTCCGCTGGAGAGCTGTGCGGAGCAGGGAATCGTCGTTTTCAATACGCCGGGCGCCAATGCAAATGCCGTAAAGGAGCTGGTGCTCGCCGGACTGATGGCGGCGAGTCGGGACTTCGTCGGCGGCAATGTATGGGTCAGAGAGAATGCCGGAGATCCCGACATTAAGAGGACGGCGGAGAAAGCGAAGAAGAATTTTGCCGGTGTGGAGATCAAGGGCAAGACGCTGGGCGTGATCGGACTCGGTGCGATCGGCGTGCTGGTCGCGAATGCGGCGGCGGCGCTCGGGATGGAGGTGTACGGCTACGACCCGTACCTTTCCGTGAATTCGGCATGGAATCTGTCGCATAAGGTGCGCCATGCGGCGCTTACAGATGAAATCTATGAAAAGTGCGACTATATCACGCTTCATGTGCCGGCGGCGGATGGGACGAAGGGAATGATAAACCGGGAGTCCATCCATCGAATGAAGGACGGCGTGCGGATTCTGAACTTCGCGCGGGACATTCTCGTGAACGACGAGGACATGAGGGAGGCGCTTTCGCGCGGAAAAGTGAAGGCCTATGTGACGGACTTTCCGAATACGGCAGTTGCCAATATGCCGGGCGCGATCGTCCTGCCGCATCTGGGTGCCTCGACAGAGGAAGCGGAGGACAACTGTGCGGTGATGGCAGTGGAGGAAATACAGGATTATCTCGACAATGGAAACATTCGGAATTCCGTTAATTTCCCGGATGTGGATGCCGGAATCTGTCAGACCGAGGGGAGGCTCGCGATCCTGCACCGGAATATCCCGAATATGCTGAGCCGGATCACCAGCGCCCTCGGGGAGGCGAACATCAACATCGGGAATATGCAGAACAGATCCAGGGGCGCCTACGCATACACCCTGACAGACATTGACAGTCCTCTGAACGAGGAAGGCTTCCGGAACCTGCAAAGGATCGAAGGGATTCTGCGCGTCAGAAAAGTAAAATAA